Proteins encoded within one genomic window of Vicia villosa cultivar HV-30 ecotype Madison, WI unplaced genomic scaffold, Vvil1.0 ctg.001352F_1_1, whole genome shotgun sequence:
- the LOC131634786 gene encoding uncharacterized protein LOC131634786 translates to MDNEKQVSDSRYENIMGLLTKLASQAEKQPTVPISASTVHSGTVHGGTVHSPTVSSAGTVHSGTIHSATSSGITQNPPFIPITNHFTTPIPTTLTSPNFTRAYSTIPIFSPTIPASTLPPHSTPFRTTAQRLFPNPHYMDPPYYTAPPLFTTSQPFSIPQFPQLSYPQQPQNPSFPPFRTPKLELAMFDGSNPLEWSFQAEKFFTFYNLPPENRLSMMSFYMKGETLAWFKWMHQNNELLDWISFTKALELRFGPSTYANHQAELFKLKQTHLVVEYQAQFENLGNQVVGLSRDAILNCFISGLTPEIQSEIAIHKPVSISQAIGLAKLIESKIRNTKPKFNKPFTPTKRRAQGLCFNCDEKFIPDHKCTAGKFLLLVDDEGGETEDLMVNDDTHTLSQDIDDTYFKLSPQAANGHFSPKTLKFNGSIKGLSVAVLIDTGSTHNILQPRIAQHLKLPTQQIPNFSVMVGNGSKLSCSGVCPKVPIKLQHNSFSIPFHLLPIEGADVVLGMEWLRTLGPLMADFSIPKISFTHNNNNITITGDNQTLIQPSSYNNFCHLIQNDSIASIHLLLYQPSHEQEYHNEPNSPNIFESLPKNLPTEITQLITSHSAIFTQPKGLPPTRPHDHHIPILPNTAPVNVKPYRYPHSQKDAMTSIIQEMLHEGIIKPSNNPYSSPVLSLNAVTVRDRFPIPTIDELFDELGSATIFSKIDLRSGYHQIRVSPKDTHKIAFRTFDGHYEFLLVLELLLSNQFYAKLSKCVFCVPSVDYLGHIISSDGVTPYPAKIKAILDWPKPRSLTALRGFLGLAEFYRRFVHHYASLTAPLTDLLHMTKLQWNTEADSAFTTLKRKMTETPVLALPDFAKPFVLETDASGVAVGAILSQDSHLITFFSKKLCTRLQASSVYVREMFAIT, encoded by the exons ATGGACAATGAGAAACAAGTTTCAGATTctagatatgaaaatatcatgggTTTACTCACCAAGTTGGCCTCTCAAGCTGAAAAACAGCCCACTGTCCCTATTTCTGCATCTACTGTTCACTCGGGTACTGTTCACGGCGGCACTGTTCATTCGCCTACTGTTTCGTCCGCGGGTACTGTTCACAGCGGCACTATTCACTCAGCCACCTCATCAGGTATCACTCAAAACCCTCCTTTTATTCCTATTACCAATCATTTTACTACCCCTATTCCCACCACTCTCACATCACCAAACTTCACAAGGGCATATTCTACCATCCCTATATTTTCCCCCACAATTCCAGCCAGCACTCTACCACCCCACTCCACCCCTTTTCGCACTACTGCCCAAAGGTTATTTCCCAACCCACATTATATGGATCCCCCATACTATACAGCTCCACCTCTTTTTACTACATCTCAACCATTCTCCATTCCTCAATTCCCTCAATTATCCTACCCCCAACAGCCCCAAAACCCTTCCTTTCCACCCTTTCGAACACCTAAACTAGAACTTGCTATGTTTGATGGGTCTAATCCATTGGAATGGTCATTCCAAGCTGAGAAATTTTTCACATTCTATAACCTCCCTCCAGAAAATCGTTTGTCTATGATGTCTTTTTATATGAAGGGCGAAACACTTGCTTGGTTTAAGTGGATGCATCAGAATAATGAATTATTGGATTGGATTTCTTTCACAAAGGCTTTAGAGCTGCGTTTTGGGCCGTCCACTTATGCTAATCACCAAGCTGAACTATTCAAATTGAAACAAACGCATTTAGTGGTGGAATACCAAGCCCAATTTGAAAATTTAGGAAACCAAGTGGTGGGGTTATCTAGAGATGCTATCCTAAATTGCTTTATTTCAGGTTTAACACCAGAAATTCAAAGTGAAATTGCTATCCATAAACCAGTTTCCATCTCTCAAGCCATTGGGCTTGCCAAGCTTATTGAGTCCAAAATCCGCAatactaaacccaagttcaacaAACCGTTTACCCCAACCA AAAGAAGGGCACAAGGCCTTTGTTTTAATTGTGATGAAAAGTTCATTCCGGACCATAAATGCACAGCGGGTAAATTTTTGTTGTTAGTTGATGATGAAGGAGGGGAAACTGAAGATTTAATGGTTAATGATGACACCCATACCCTCAGTCAAGACATTGATGACACTTATTTTAAACTTTCACCACAAGCTGCCAACGGTCACTTCTCACCCAAGACTTTAAAATTTAATGGCTCTATCAAAGGACTTTCCGTGGCTGTCTTGATCGATACAGGTAGTACTCACAACATTCTACAACCTCGCATTGCACAGCATCTCAAACTCCCTACCCAACAAATTCCCAACTTTTCCGTTATGGTGGGCAACGGATCAAAACTGTCTTGCTCGGGTGTATGCCCTAAGGTTCCCATTAAGCTCCAACATAACTCTTTTTCAATCCCTTTTCACTTGCTACCTATTGAGGGTGCGGATGTTGTCCTAGGTATGGAATGGTTAAGGACTTTAGGCCCTCTTATGGCAGATTTCTCAATTCCAAAAATCTCTTTCActcacaacaataacaacatcacTATCACAGGAGATAACCAAACACTTATCCAGCCATCCTCATACAATAATTTTTGCCACCTAATTCAAAACGACTCTATTGCTTCCATCCACCTTTTACTTTATCAGCCATCTCATGAACAAGAATATCACAACGAACCCAACTCTCCTAACATTTTTGAGTCACTTCCCAAAAACCTACCTACCGAAATCACACAACTCATAACTTCTCATTCAGCCATTTTTACCCAACCAAAAGGGTTACCCCCCACAAGGCCCCATGACCACCATATTCCAATATTACCCAACACTGCCCCAGTCAATGTTAAACCTTACCGGTATCCTCACTCTCAAAAGGACGCTATGACTAGCATAATTCAAGAAATGCTTCACGAAGGGATTATCAAACCTAGTAACAACCCATATTCTTCTCCCGTGCT ATCTCTAAATGCGGTAACTGTTCGTGACCGTTTTCCCATACCTACGATAGATGAACTCTTTGATGAATTGGGTTCAGCAACTATATTTTCTAAGATTGACTTACGGTCTGGCTACCATCAGATTCGGGTTTCACCTAAGGACACTCACAAAATAGCGTTCAGGACTTTTGATGGACACTATGAGTTTTTG TTGGTTTTAGAATTGCTTTTATCTAACCAATTTTATGCCAAGCTATCCAAATGTGTTTTTTGTGTTCCTAGTGTTGATTACCTAGGTCATATTATTTCAAGTGATGGTGTAACCCCATATCCAGCAAAGATAAAAGCTATTCTAGATTGGCCGAAGCCACGTTCACTCACGGCACTTAGGGGCTTTTTAGGTCTCGCCGAATTTTATCGAAGATTCGTGCATCATTACGCCTCTCTCACCGCTCCTCTCACCGATTTATTACACATGACTAAGCTGCAATGGAATACAGAAGCTGACTCAGCTTTTACAACTCTAAAAAGAAAAATGACGGAAACCCCTGTTCTGGCTCTTCCAGATTTTGCCAAACCCTTTGTGCTTGAAACTGATGCGTCAGGAGTTGCAGTAGGAGCAATTCTTTCCCAGGACAGCCATCTGATCACCTTCTTCAGCAAAAAGCTATGTACCAGACTTCAGGCATCGTCAGTTTATGTGCGGGAAATGTTTGCTATCACATAA